TGCACGACCTCGCGCTGCACGGCCTCGACGATGCGGGGATGGGCATGTCCGAGCGGCAAGGCGCCGAACGACATCATCCAGTCGATATATTCGTTGCCGTCGACATCGAACAGGCGGGACCCGGCGCCGCGCCGCATATAGGGCGGATAGGGGGCGTAATTGGCCGGACCGCGGGACGCCGAACTGACGCCCTCGACCAGGACGTTGACCGCACGCTGGTAGAGCTGGCCCGAGGCCGTATTAGGCAACATTCTTGATATCCTTGACCGGAACGGCGGCCCGGCCGTCCTGATCGGACGCTTGACCTCAGTTCTCTATTTTGCTCACTTGTGCACTATAAGAAACACGCCACCTGCCGCTGTCAAGCGGCGGTGCGGTCCGGGAAAGAGCGCAGCATGCAAGTCGTTTGGTCGGCTCATCAGATGAAGCACGCGGGCACGCGGTTCGTTCGCGCCGGGCAATTCGCCCCCAGTCCGGAAGTGCCGGAGCGGGCGGAATTCATCCTGAAGGCGGTCGGCGCGCGCGGCCACACGGTCGTCTCCCCCAAGGATCTGGGCCTGGCGCCGATCCTGGCCGCGCATGACGCGGACTTCGTCGCCTTCCTGCAGACGGCGCACGCCACCTGGACCAGCTTTGCCGGCATCGACGCCATCGCCATGCCCAATGTGCATCCGCGCGGTCCGCATGCACGCCGCCCGGCGGGGCCGGTCGGGTTGCTCGGCTGGTACACCGGCGACATGGCCTGCGAGATCACCGCCGACACCTGGACGGCGGTGTATGATTCCGCCCAAGCCGCCGCCAATGCCGCACGATGGACCGCCGAACGGCGCGAAACGACCTACGCACTGTGCCGCCCGCCGGGGCACCACGCCGGTCACGACCGGGCCATGGGCTTTTGCTATCTCAACAACGCGGCGATCGCCGCCGAGGAGCTGCGCCGGTCATTCGCGCGTGTCGCCATCCTCGATGTCGATGTCCATCACGGCAACGGCACGCAGGACATGTTCTACGACCGCGGCGACGTGTTCTTCGCCTCGATCCACGGCGATCCGAGCCATTATTACCCGTTCTTCTGGGGCTATCCCGATCAAACCGGCACCGGCGCCGGGGCCGGCGCCACGCTGAACGTGCCGTTTCCGGCCGGTTCCGGCGACGGCCCGTTTCTCGACGCGCTGGCCGTGGCTCTCGATGGCATCGGCCGCTTCGCCCCGCAGGCCCTGGTCCTGTCGCTCGGTGTCGACGCCTCGATCCACGACCCGCATGGCCGCCATGCCGTCAGCGACGGCGGTTTCCGCCGGATGGCGGAGCGGGTCGCGGCGCTGAAACTGCCGACGGTCATCGTGCAGGAGGGCGGTTACGCCTCAGCCGAACTCGGCACGATCGTCGCCGACATCATCGATATCCTGGCGTGATCAGGGCCAAGACACTCATGTCCAAACCGCTTCCCATGTCCGACACGCTTCTCATCGTATCGCTCGGCGAACTCGGCACCAACGTCCTCGAAGCCGTCGGCCGCAGCGGCCTGTTCGAGCGCATCGTGGTGGCCAGCCGTTCCGCCGACAAGGCGCTCGGCCGGATCAACAACGCCCTGATCGGCTGCGGCATCGACGGCCATTTCCCGCATTTCGAGGCCTTGGGCTTCGACTTCAACGATGCCGCCTGCGTTGGCGCCCTCCGCGCGCTGCGGCCCGACGTGATCTTCTCAGCCCCCACCCTGAAACCCTGGTGGCAGGTCGGCGGGCTCGACGGCGTGAAGGAGAGCCTGGCCGCCAGCGTGCCGTTCGGCGGCTATGTCAGCCTGCAGCTCGCCCCGATGGCGATGTTCCGCGAGCGCTATGCTGAGGCCGGCATTGCCGCCCGGTGGATCGCCGCATCCTTCCCCGACGTGATCAATCCGAGCCTCGCCCGGTCGGGCCCGGGCCCGGCCTGCGGCATCGGCAATGTGCGGGAGCCGATCGCCAAGATCCAGGCCTCGGTCGGCCGCAAGCGGGGCATCGCGCCGGCGCGCGTGTCGGTCCGGCTGGTCGCGCAGCACGCTTTCGAATATGGCGTGTTCCATCCGAGCCCGCCGGCCGACCTGCCGCCCTATCTTCTCAGCGTGACCGTCGACGGCGAGGATCTGACACCGCTCGGCCATAGCGCGCTGCGCGAGCCCTTCCCGTTCCCCTACGACCTGCATTTCAACCGTGTCACCGCCTCCGCTGCGCTCGACGGCATGCGCGCGCTGATCTCGCCCGAACCGATGCGCACCCACCTGCCCGGCGTGCTCGGCCTGGTCGGTGGCTATCCGGTGCTCGTCGAAGGCGGCGATATCAGGCTCGACCTCGCACCCGGCTGGACCGAAGCCGAAGCCATCGCGGCGAACGAAGCATCGCTGCCCTGGGACGGGATCGAACGGATCGAGGCTGACGGCACGATCGTGTTCACGGCCGAAACGGTGAAGGCCCTGCATGCGCTGACCGGCACTGCCATCGAATCCGCTCACCCCCGCAATGCCGCCGAACAGGCCCGGCTGATCCTGGCCGCGCTCGATTAGCCGCCCGCGACTTGCCGCCCGCGACTTGCTTCCGCCGGCACCCGTATTGTACTTGCCGCCTGACGCCGGCCTGCGTGACAAATCCCGGCTGAGTGGGCAATGGGTTCGACAGGAGCCTTCGACCCGGATCGGAATTGCGGCAGAGCGTCGACCGCGCCGATGCGGCCGCGGCCCTTTTGGTTTCCGGCGGCGGCTCCTGGGAGGCGGGCATGAAACTCAACCGACGGCTGATCCCCGACATCCGGACGTTGCAGGCGTTCGAATGCGCGGCCCGTCATTTGAGCTTCACGCAAGCGGCGGCCGAACTGAACCTCACGCAGAGCGCCGTCAGCCGGCAGATCCGCGACCTCGAGGCCCAGCTCGGCGTGACCTTGTTCGAACGGGTCCGCCGGAGGGTCGTGCTATCAGGCAGCGGCCAGGCCTTGCTCGTGGACGTACGCCGCCTGCTCCGGCAGACCGAGGAGACGATGGCGCGCGCCATGGCGGCCGGGCGATCGACATCGACGCTCAACATCGCGACGCTGCCGACCTTCGCCAGCCGCTGGCTGATGCCGCGCCTGCCGGCCTATCTGCGGGACAATCCCGGCACGGTGCTGAACCTCACCTCACGCTCCGCGCCGTTCAACTTCCACGATGAGCCCTTCGACCTCGCCATTCACCACGGCCAGCCGATCTGGGCCGGCGCGACCTGCCGCTACCTGTGCGACGAGTGGATCGTTCCCGTCGCCAGTCCGCAGGTGCTGGCGCACCATCCGGTCGACACCCCGGCCGCGCTCGCCAGTGCCTCGCTGCTGCATCTCGCGACGCGCCCGGGGCTCTGGGCCGCGTGGTTTCAGGCCAATGGTGGCGAAATCGAAGCGGCCTATCGCGGTCATCGTTTCGATCAGTTCGCGATGATCATCGAGGCCGCCGTCGCCGGGCTCGGCGTCGCGCTGTTGCCACGCTATCTCATCGAGCACGAGTTGCGATCGGGTGATCTTCAGGTGGTCTTCGACCGACCGTTCGAGACCGATAGCAGCTATTATCTGGTGGTGCCGGAAGACGGCTTGCACAACCCGCTGACCCAGGCCTTCTGCACCTGGATCTCGGCGCAGGTCAGCCCTCGCCGCCAACCAGCCGAAAGCCCGGCGCCGCCGGCCTCCGGCGACGCCGCACCGGCCTAAGGCCGCGCCCGTCAAACCGCCTTGCGCCGGCTCAGGAACCAGAACAGCAGGGGCACGCCGATCAAGGTGGCGACGAGGCCGGCTGGAAGCTGGCGCGGGAACAGGGCGACGCGGCCAAGCCAGTCGGCGCTCAGCATGATCAGCCCGCCGAGCGCCGCGGATCCGATCAGATGCGGCAACGCCCGTTCGAGCCCGAGGCGGCGCGCCAGATGGGGCGCCATCAGGCCAACGAAGCTCAGCGTGCCCACGATCATCGACCCGGCCGATGTCAGCAAGGCCGCGAAAACCAGCAGGGCAAAGCGGCTGTCCTTGATCCCGACCCCGATCGACTGGGCGAAGACCGGCCCGATCGGCAGGATGGCGAGCCAGCGCGCGGTCAGCGCGGCCGCAGCGATCAGCACGATCGCGGAACCGAGCGCCAGGCCCGCGGTCGCGCCGTCGATGCCATAGGTCGAGCCGCTCAGCCAGACCGCCAACAGCGCCGCGCGCGGATCCCCCGCCGCCGCGGCGGCGGCGACCACCGCATCGAACAACCCGCCGAGCGCAACACCGGTGAGCAAGGTCCGCTCCGGCGAGAACTGCGCCCGCCGTGCGAGCGCCAGGATCACGGCGAGCGCAACACCGGCGCCGAGCGCTGCGGCGGCGAACTGGCCGCCGCGCCCGGTCAGCCCCAGGCCGAACAGCCCGACCACAAAACCCAGCGCCGCGCCGGCGCTGATCCCGAGCATTTCAGGGCTGGCCATGACATTGCCGGTCAGCCGCTGGATCAGCACGCCGGCCGCTGCCAGCATCATGCCGGCGGCGAGTGCCGCTCCGGCGCGCGGCAGCCGCCAGGCCAGCATCAGATCGGCATTGCGGCCGAGCCCCAGGCTCCAGCCGTCCATGCCCCGGCCGAAGCCTGTCGAGACGGCGAGGCCAATGACCGCGAGCGCAACGAGGCCAAGCACCAGGGGCCCGCTCCGGGCCAGGCGGAGCCCGGCGCCGATCTCGGCCCGCGGCGGCTCCGGCGCGAGGCGCACGCGCGGCACCAGCCAGATCAGCAAGGGCGCCCCGAACAGCGCGGTGACCGCGCCGGTCGGGATCGTCGTGCCGAGTTCGTCACCCAGAATGATCACCATCTGATCGGTGGCGCAGAGCAGCAGGGCGCCGAAGACCGACGCCCAGATCAGCCGCTGGCCGAACCGCCTGGCACCGGCGAGCCCGACGATCGCCGGGGCCGCCAGCCCGACAAACCCGATGACGCCGACGGTGCTGACGACGCTTGCGGTGATCGCAACCGCAATGACCAGACCGGCAAGCCGGGCCATGGTCAAGGTCAATCCGAGCCCCCGGGCGCTGGCGTCATCAAGGCCGAGCAGGGTCAGCGGCCGGATCATCAGGATGGCGGCGGCCATCGCCAGGACGAGGCGTGGCGCGAGCAGGCTCACGGCACTCCAGTCCTGCTGTTCGAGCGCGCCATTGCCCCAGATGAACAGGCTGACCAGATAGCGGTCTTTCAAGAGGAACAGCATGGCGCCGATGGCGCCGGCATAGAGACTGACGAGCAGGCCGTTGAGAATGGTGGTGACCGGCGACAGGCCGCTTCGCCGGGACAGGGCGAAGACCAGGGCGACCGCCGCAAGGCCGCCGGCGAGCGCGATCGCCTCGCGGCCCTGGTCGAGCAGGTGAGGCGCCGCCAGGGTCGTTGCCGCGAGCGCCAGATTGGCCCCGGCGGCGACGCCGAGCGTCGTCGGCGACGCCAGGGGATTACGCAGGATCTGCTGGAACAGCGTGCCGGCCAGCGCCAGCGCCGCGCCGGCCAGCAGGCTGGTCACCAGGCGCGGCAGCCAGCTGAATTGGACGAGCAATTGGCTGATATCCTGGCCGTCCGGCGACAGAAAGGCTTGCAGCCAGAGCGCCGCCGGCGATTGCCGGCTCAGCGTCACCAGGCCAAGCCCGAGCGCGACGGCGCCGGTGGCCAATGACAGGACGATCAAGCGGGATGACGGAACAGCCTCAGCCACGGTCCGGACCCGCCGGCGCCAGCCTGTCGCCGACGATCCGGGCGAAGCGCTCGGCCGATGGCAAGGCGCCGAACATCAGGATCGGCGGCAGCCTGTCGACTTGGGCCCGCTTGACGAAGGGCAGGCTTCGCCAGAGCGGCCCACGCGACAGTCGCGCGAAATCATGAGCCGGCTCGAGATAGAATAGCCGGGCATCCGACCGGGTCGCCAGTGCTTCGATGCCGACGGTGGCGAAACCCCAGTCATTGGTTGGACCGGTCCAGGCATTGGCAAGGCCGAGGCGATCGAGCACATCCTGGAACAGGCTCTTGGCGCCATAGACCCGGACATGGCGCGCATCCAGGAAATTGACGAAAAAGATCGGCGTCTGGCGAGCCCCGGCGAGTTTCGCGCGCAGGCCGGCAAAGGTCGCGTCGACGCGGGCGACGAGCGCCTCGCCCCGGCCCTCGTCCCCGGTGATCGCCGCCAGCCGAAGCGCGGCTTCGCTGGCGCGCCTCAACGGTTCACCGGCCGCATCATAGAGCGGCAGCGTCACGACCGGCGCGATCCGCGTGAAGGTCTGAGCCAGGCGCGCCTGGTAGGGCGTCGTCACGATCAGATCCGGCGCCAGGTCCGACAAGAGTTCGAGATTGACCTCGAGCGCCGTGCCGAGATCGGCGATGCCGGCCGGCAGCCGCGGTTCGACCACCCAATCCGCCCAGTCGCCGATCGCCGGCAAACCGACCGGCACGACGCCGATCTCGAGCAGCGTTTCGGCCAGGCCGAAATCGAGCGACACGACCCGCCGGGCCGGGGCGGCAAGCGCCGTGACCGGCCCGGCCAGCGCCATCGAGGCCAGGCCGCCGGCGAGCAAGGCGCGCCTGGAACCGCCGTCAGCCAAGACGGGGTGCAGCGGCAGCCGCCGCCTCCGGCCCGAGCGCGAAACGAATGGCCCGGTTGATGGCCGCCGGCAGGACCGACATGTGCGTTTCGTCGGCGAACAGTTCAAAAGCCGAATGAAGGCCGGGAATGGCCGCAAGCCAGGTGGCCATGTCGCGGGCATTGTCGACGATGCGGCTCTCGGCGTGGTTCCGGCGGCGCTCGTCGGCGTCGGCGGCGCCGACCTGGAACGGCGCCAGGCACTGCTCGAATTCACCGGCGAGCACCAGCACGCGCGGGCTGAACTGGCCGCGCCACGCCGCGGCGAACTGCCGGCCGGTCGCCAGCAGGCCGGCATCTTCCCACCAGATGGCCGGGCTCGCGGCGATCCATGTGGTGAAAGCTTCGGGCCGCGTGAACAGCGCATGCAGCACGAAGAGCCCGCCGAAGGAATGGCCGAAGATCGCCTGGCGCGCCGGATCGACCTGGAGGCGGCGAGCGATTTCCGGCTTCAGCTCGGCTTCGATGAAGGCGAGGAAGAGATCGGCGCCACCGGTTCGGACATCCGGCCCGTCGGGCCTGTGCGGCGGATAGGTCTTGCCCGGCGGCGGCCCCATGTCCCAGGAGCGGCGCACGCTGTCATAGGCCTCGTCGGTGGGATAGCCGATGCCGACGATCGCGGCCTTGGCAATGCCGGTTCCGAGCGGGTAGCTCGACTGGACGCGCAGCGCGTCGACGGCCGTGCCGATCACCGCATTGGCATCCAGGAGATAGAGCACCGGCCAGCCGGCCGGCGGCGGCTCGCCCGACGGGATCCGCAGGAAAATCCGATAGGCCGCACCGCCGGCGCGAGGCGCGAGATCGAACTGGACGGTGCCGGCAATCAGGGCTGGGCTCTCGACCATCGTCACCACCGGTAGTTCAGGCTGGCGATGACGGTGCGCCGCGCCCCCATGTAGCAATAGCCGGCCTGGCAGGTGGTGAAGTTCCGATCGAACAGGTTCTGGGCATTGATCTTGAGGGTCAGTCCCGAGAGCCGCTTGTCGAGCGCGCCGAAATTGTAGCGGACCGCGGCATCGACCAGCGCCACGGCATCCGACTGGAAGGTGTTCTGGTCATTGCCATAGCTGAAGCCGGTATAACGCACGCCCGCGCCGACACTGAAGCCGGACCAGGCATCGCCTGGCGGCACCGCGTAATTGGCCCAGAGCGAGACCGTGTCGCCGGGAATGCCCGATGGCGTCCTGCCGACCGTGTCCGGCGTGCCCTTCATCGTCACCAGACTGAGGTGGGTATAGGAGGCAGTCAGGCTGACGCCATTGCCGAGGCTCGCGACGGCCTGCAGCTCGAGCCCGCGCGCCCGGATCGAGCCGCGCTGGATCTGGAACGAGGGATTGGTCGGGTCGGTGACGAGGCCGCCATTCTGGGTCAGTTCGAACAGCGCCGCCGTCAGGAAGCCGTTGAAGCCCGCCGGCTGGTATTTGATGCCGATCTCGGCCTGGGAACCGGTTGTCGGGTTGAACGCCGTGCCTGACAGGCCGCGGCCGAGATTGGGCACAAACGAGGTCGAATAGCTGACATAGGGCGCGATGCCGGAATCGAAGACATAGGTCAGGCCGGCCCGCCCGGTGAAGGCGTGGTTGGAATTGCCGTCGCTGGCTGCCGCGATGACGTCGCGTGTCGAGGTGTCGACCCAGTCCTGCCGGCCGCCAAGGGTGAGGATCCAACGCCCCCATTTCAGCTGGTCCTGGGCATAGATGCCGAGCTGGCGCTGGCTCTGCATGGTGGAACTGGTCAGCGCCGGCGTCGCGATCGGCTGCGCGCCGTAATTGAGCGTGACCAGATTGAGATCGGGAGCGCTGCCGAAACCCATGCGGCTGTTGAGATGGCTCTGAATGTAGTCGACCCCGAACAGCATGGTGTGCTGGATCGCGCCGGTGGAAAAATTGGCCTGGAGCTGATTGTCGGCGCTGATCGCATCCATGACGTCGCGGACGCGGCCGGTATAGCGCGACGCGGTCATGGCGACGGGATCGATGGCGCTGATGCCGACATATTTCACGTCGGCATCGACCCGTGCGTAACGGAAGTTCTGGCGGAAGGTGAAGACCTCGTCGAACCGGTGCTCGAGCAGATAGCCAATGCGGAACTGGGTCTGATCCATGGCGTTGAACGCCGGATCGCTCGAATAGGCCGGCGACCGCGCACCGTTCGTTGTCGCGTAATAGGGGAACGCGGCAGGCGTCGTGGAGCTTTGATATTCGCCGAGCACGGTCAGCGACGTCTGGTCATTCGGTCGCCAGGTGAAGGACGGCGCGAGATTGACGCGGTCGTCCCGCCCACCCAGCGTCCAGTTCTTCGACTCCCTGACGACACCGGTCAGCCGATAGAGGAACTGGCCCTGCGGATCGGCCGGACCGCCAATGTCGAAACTGCCCTGGTAGCGGTCCCAATTGCCGATCTGCAGCTCGACCTCGCGCAGCGGCTGGCTGGTCGGCCGCTTCGAGATCAGATTGACCAGGCCGCCCGGCGAGCCCGAGCCGAACAGCGAGGAACTCGGGCCGCGCACCACGAAGATGTCCTGGATGCCGTAGGGCTCTTCCTTGTAGATCGCCATATTGCCGGCCGGCTGGCGCAGCCCGTCCCGGTAGATGCCGTTATAGGTGACGTCGAAGCCGCGAATGGTGAAGGCGTCGAAACGCGAGTCGAAGCCGCTGATGCCGGTCGTGACCCCCGGCGTGTAGCTGATCGCCTCGGACAGCGTCTGGACATTGCGGTCTTCGAGCTGCTGGCGCGACACCACCGAGATCGACTGGGGCGTTTCGATGAGCGGGGTATTGGTCTTGGTCGCCGCATTGCTGCGGGTCGCGACATAACCGATCGTGCCGTCACCGGTGCCGGCGCCCTGGACATCGATGGTGTCGAGCGCGATGGCGCCTTCGGCAGTGCCGCCGGCGGCTGCCGCTCCCGGCCGGCTGATCGCCACCGTCGAGGCATTGGTGAAGCGATAGCTGAGGCCCGTGCCAGCCAGCAATTGCCTGAGCGCCTGTTCGGGCGTGTGGACACCCGACACCCCCGACGTGCGCAATCCGCGCAACGCGTCGGTCGAAGCCAGGAGCCGAAGGCGAGCGGTCTCGGCCCATTGCGTCAGGGCAATGCCGACCGGCCCGGCCGGGACATTGAAGGTGGCGGTCCCACGGCTGGCGGTCGCCGGCGCGCCCGCGGCAGGCGGCCGCTGCTGGGCTTGCGCCGGATCCGCCAGATGGATTGCCAGCCATGCCGTGGAACACAGCAAAGCTGCCGCCGTCCTGCTACGGCTCACGCCGCCAATGCCCTGCATCTCCGTCCCCATGACAAACCTTTCGACACCGCGATGATGCGGGCGGCCACGATGGCCTCTGATGGGGAAGACGACGGAGTGCGCCGGGACGACAGCGCGCATTCAAACATTGGAGCGATTCCAGGGACGGGCTCATGGCGGGTGGCGTCACCCACCATGAGCCCCCGCCCTAGTTGACCCGTTGGAACGGCATGGCCGGCCGATCGGCATCACGCTGGATGACGGCGAGGCCCGGCAGCCGCCAGACCCGCACCGGCAGAATGGCCGGCAGCGCGTCGAGCAGCGCATCGGTGTCGGCCGTCGAGAAAATGCCGGTCACCGGCAGGTCGCGCAGCGCGCTGTCGGTGATCAGGATCCGGCCGCGGCGATACCGCGCCATTGCGCCGACCACATCGCCGAGCGGGCGGCCGTCGAAAATCACCTGGCCGCGCCGCCATGCGGTCAGCATGGCGGTATCGACCGGCTCCGGGCGCCCAAGCCCGGGCCCAGGCGCATAGACGACCTGCTGGCCAGCCCGAACGTCGACGGTCACGGAGGCATCGGCGCCCGGATAAGCCACCCGCACGGCATGTTCGGTGACCACGATCCGGGCGCCCTCGCCTTCGCTGCGCACGTCGAAGGCGGTGCCCAGCGCCCGGGTCGACCCCCGGCCGGCGTGGACCACGAAGGGCCGCGCCGGATCCGGCGCCACGGTCACGAAGATCTGCCCGGTGTGCAGCACCAGGCGCCGGCGATCCGGGCCGAAATCGATATCGACGCTGGTGCCGGCATCGAGCTCCATGGTCGAGCCGTCGGCGAGCGTCATCGTCCGGCGTTCGCCGATCGACGTTCGCTGGTCGGCGAAATAGGCCGCGGGCGGGCCGAAGACCCCGCCGGAGAAACCGATGCCAGTAAGACCCGCGGTCAGCGCAAGGGCAATGGCCATGCCCCGCACTTTCGATCGCCGCCGCGGCTTGAGCGCCGGCCCCAGCCGTTCCCAGAGGCGCTCGGCGAGAACGGCGGCGCGCCGCTGCTCGGCGTTTGCCGTCTTCCAGGCCTGATAGTCCGACCAGTCCTCGGCCGTCTGGCTGCCGGAATGCAGGCGGACGAGCCAGGCAAGCGCTTGCTCGGTCATCGGATCGAGGGGCGCATCGGCTGGGTCGGGTGTCATGCGGGGCTCGCGCCGGACTGTCATCGCCTCGCCGTAGCAGGCAGCATCGGGCTCTTGTCAATGAAGACGAACATGACGGGCGAAACCACACCGGCCGCCGGCGCTGCGACGAAAAAAAATCCGCCGGCGGGTCAGAGGTCGAGAACCGCCATCCGCTTCAAGCAGTGGCGCAGCGCCGTCATGATATATTTCGTCACCATGCTGGCGGAGACGCCGAGGCGATCGGCGATCTCGGCATGGCTGAGACCCTCGACCCGGCTGAGCAGCAGGGCCGCGCGGGCCTTTGGCGGCAATTCGTCCAGCGCCTGTTTGATCGCACGGAATTCTTCGCGGGCCATCAGGCGCCGGTCGGCCGCCGGCGCGGGATCGACCAGCTCATGAGCCAGGCCATCGATCGAGGCGAAGGCGCCGCGCCGACGATCCCGTCTGACCATGTCGATGATCAGGTTGCTTGCGATGCGCCAGAGAAAGAAACGCGAACTGACCGGCGACAGACTGTGGTCGCCGGTGGTCTGGTGGGCGAGATAACGCAGGAACGTATCCTGGACGACATCGGCCGCGGCCTCCCGGTCGCGCAGCCTGGCGCGGGCGAAGCGCGTGAGGTCCTGGTGATAGGTCCGGAACAAGGCATCGAGATCGGCAGTGCCGCGGACGACATCGGTCGAGACTGTGGTCATGGCCAGCGCATCAACTGGAGGGTGGGAGCGCGCCGGATGGCGCGACAGCTTTCGCTCCAAGGCTGCCCGATCTTATCCGGCAGCCTCGTTCGGCCCTATCAGTCGCAAATTCAAAACCAATGCAAACTCAATGATTTATAGCGATTCAAAAGAAGCGCACGCGGCCTCGGTTGCGGATCGAATTCACCTTGCTTTTGAAGGCGGAACCACATGCGGCAGGCCGGCCGCACAGTCCATGATTTTATGCTCATGTGGCGTCACGGTCACAGACACCGCGCCGTTGCAGCCGCATTCGGGCGGCCACCGGATCGGCCGACGGCGGATCCGGGGCGTCGCGCTCACACCGGCAAGACGTGCAATCCCGCCGGGAAATGCTGCATCGGCTCGGCACCGGTCTCGGTGACCAGCAGAAGGTGGCCGTTCTGGACACCGGCGCGGTTGTCGCGGGTGATGACGTTCGGTTGCACGACGATCATCATGCCTGCGTCGAGTTTGAAATCCGGATCCCAGCCGGCCGCCGGCCGGCTTGCCGTGCCGAGCACCGGCGCCAGATAGCCGCCGCCATAACCGTGGATGAGGTCGTCGATGATGGTGTGGCCGGCCGCCTCGATGACCGCCGAGGCGGCGACCAGGTCGCCAGCCCGGACGCCGGGCTTGACCAGCCTGACGATGGCATCAAAGGCCGCCTCGGACACCGCGTGCAGCTCGCGATAAAGCGCATTCGGTTCTTCGCCC
This portion of the Phreatobacter stygius genome encodes:
- a CDS encoding histone deacetylase family protein — its product is MQVVWSAHQMKHAGTRFVRAGQFAPSPEVPERAEFILKAVGARGHTVVSPKDLGLAPILAAHDADFVAFLQTAHATWTSFAGIDAIAMPNVHPRGPHARRPAGPVGLLGWYTGDMACEITADTWTAVYDSAQAAANAARWTAERRETTYALCRPPGHHAGHDRAMGFCYLNNAAIAAEELRRSFARVAILDVDVHHGNGTQDMFYDRGDVFFASIHGDPSHYYPFFWGYPDQTGTGAGAGATLNVPFPAGSGDGPFLDALAVALDGIGRFAPQALVLSLGVDASIHDPHGRHAVSDGGFRRMAERVAALKLPTVIVQEGGYASAELGTIVADIIDILA
- a CDS encoding LysR family transcriptional regulator; this translates as MKLNRRLIPDIRTLQAFECAARHLSFTQAAAELNLTQSAVSRQIRDLEAQLGVTLFERVRRRVVLSGSGQALLVDVRRLLRQTEETMARAMAAGRSTSTLNIATLPTFASRWLMPRLPAYLRDNPGTVLNLTSRSAPFNFHDEPFDLAIHHGQPIWAGATCRYLCDEWIVPVASPQVLAHHPVDTPAALASASLLHLATRPGLWAAWFQANGGEIEAAYRGHRFDQFAMIIEAAVAGLGVALLPRYLIEHELRSGDLQVVFDRPFETDSSYYLVVPEDGLHNPLTQAFCTWISAQVSPRRQPAESPAPPASGDAAPA
- the fhuB gene encoding Fe(3+)-hydroxamate ABC transporter permease FhuB, encoding MAEAVPSSRLIVLSLATGAVALGLGLVTLSRQSPAALWLQAFLSPDGQDISQLLVQFSWLPRLVTSLLAGAALALAGTLFQQILRNPLASPTTLGVAAGANLALAATTLAAPHLLDQGREAIALAGGLAAVALVFALSRRSGLSPVTTILNGLLVSLYAGAIGAMLFLLKDRYLVSLFIWGNGALEQQDWSAVSLLAPRLVLAMAAAILMIRPLTLLGLDDASARGLGLTLTMARLAGLVIAVAITASVVSTVGVIGFVGLAAPAIVGLAGARRFGQRLIWASVFGALLLCATDQMVIILGDELGTTIPTGAVTALFGAPLLIWLVPRVRLAPEPPRAEIGAGLRLARSGPLVLGLVALAVIGLAVSTGFGRGMDGWSLGLGRNADLMLAWRLPRAGAALAAGMMLAAAGVLIQRLTGNVMASPEMLGISAGAALGFVVGLFGLGLTGRGGQFAAAALGAGVALAVILALARRAQFSPERTLLTGVALGGLFDAVVAAAAAAGDPRAALLAVWLSGSTYGIDGATAGLALGSAIVLIAAAALTARWLAILPIGPVFAQSIGVGIKDSRFALLVFAALLTSAGSMIVGTLSFVGLMAPHLARRLGLERALPHLIGSAALGGLIMLSADWLGRVALFPRQLPAGLVATLIGVPLLFWFLSRRKAV
- a CDS encoding ABC transporter substrate-binding protein, producing the protein MADGGSRRALLAGGLASMALAGPVTALAAPARRVVSLDFGLAETLLEIGVVPVGLPAIGDWADWVVEPRLPAGIADLGTALEVNLELLSDLAPDLIVTTPYQARLAQTFTRIAPVVTLPLYDAAGEPLRRASEAALRLAAITGDEGRGEALVARVDATFAGLRAKLAGARQTPIFFVNFLDARHVRVYGAKSLFQDVLDRLGLANAWTGPTNDWGFATVGIEALATRSDARLFYLEPAHDFARLSRGPLWRSLPFVKRAQVDRLPPILMFGALPSAERFARIVGDRLAPAGPDRG
- a CDS encoding alpha/beta hydrolase, with the translated sequence MVESPALIAGTVQFDLAPRAGGAAYRIFLRIPSGEPPPAGWPVLYLLDANAVIGTAVDALRVQSSYPLGTGIAKAAIVGIGYPTDEAYDSVRRSWDMGPPPGKTYPPHRPDGPDVRTGGADLFLAFIEAELKPEIARRLQVDPARQAIFGHSFGGLFVLHALFTRPEAFTTWIAASPAIWWEDAGLLATGRQFAAAWRGQFSPRVLVLAGEFEQCLAPFQVGAADADERRRNHAESRIVDNARDMATWLAAIPGLHSAFELFADETHMSVLPAAINRAIRFALGPEAAAAAAPRLG
- a CDS encoding TonB-dependent siderophore receptor, which produces MLCSTAWLAIHLADPAQAQQRPPAAGAPATASRGTATFNVPAGPVGIALTQWAETARLRLLASTDALRGLRTSGVSGVHTPEQALRQLLAGTGLSYRFTNASTVAISRPGAAAAGGTAEGAIALDTIDVQGAGTGDGTIGYVATRSNAATKTNTPLIETPQSISVVSRQQLEDRNVQTLSEAISYTPGVTTGISGFDSRFDAFTIRGFDVTYNGIYRDGLRQPAGNMAIYKEEPYGIQDIFVVRGPSSSLFGSGSPGGLVNLISKRPTSQPLREVELQIGNWDRYQGSFDIGGPADPQGQFLYRLTGVVRESKNWTLGGRDDRVNLAPSFTWRPNDQTSLTVLGEYQSSTTPAAFPYYATTNGARSPAYSSDPAFNAMDQTQFRIGYLLEHRFDEVFTFRQNFRYARVDADVKYVGISAIDPVAMTASRYTGRVRDVMDAISADNQLQANFSTGAIQHTMLFGVDYIQSHLNSRMGFGSAPDLNLVTLNYGAQPIATPALTSSTMQSQRQLGIYAQDQLKWGRWILTLGGRQDWVDTSTRDVIAAASDGNSNHAFTGRAGLTYVFDSGIAPYVSYSTSFVPNLGRGLSGTAFNPTTGSQAEIGIKYQPAGFNGFLTAALFELTQNGGLVTDPTNPSFQIQRGSIRARGLELQAVASLGNGVSLTASYTHLSLVTMKGTPDTVGRTPSGIPGDTVSLWANYAVPPGDAWSGFSVGAGVRYTGFSYGNDQNTFQSDAVALVDAAVRYNFGALDKRLSGLTLKINAQNLFDRNFTTCQAGYCYMGARRTVIASLNYRW
- a CDS encoding FecR family protein, with amino-acid sequence MTPDPADAPLDPMTEQALAWLVRLHSGSQTAEDWSDYQAWKTANAEQRRAAVLAERLWERLGPALKPRRRSKVRGMAIALALTAGLTGIGFSGGVFGPPAAYFADQRTSIGERRTMTLADGSTMELDAGTSVDIDFGPDRRRLVLHTGQIFVTVAPDPARPFVVHAGRGSTRALGTAFDVRSEGEGARIVVTEHAVRVAYPGADASVTVDVRAGQQVVYAPGPGLGRPEPVDTAMLTAWRRGQVIFDGRPLGDVVGAMARYRRGRILITDSALRDLPVTGIFSTADTDALLDALPAILPVRVWRLPGLAVIQRDADRPAMPFQRVN